AGAGTCCGCTTCTCCGCTCGACGAAGTGATGGAGGACATCCGCGGGGAGTTAGTTCGGCGTATCGCAACGGCCGATCGAGAGTCGAACCGAGACATCTACGACGCGCTCGAAAACGAGTAACTCGTACCTTCGACTTGTCTCTCCGTCGTCTCTTGTCGCTTCTGCCTCAACTGCCCGACTGACTCGCCAGTCGTCACGAAGAGCTTCAATCGACGATTGCTGTTCTCTGTGAGGACCAATGTAGCTGGACGCGAACTCCCGTGGACACCACTCGCCCGGTTGCGCATCGAACGAAAGCACACACATTCCAACAGTAGAACGCGAAATGCCCGAATAAGGGGCTGTGAGCCGTGATTTCGGGAAGAATATCGGCTATGGGCGCTGGAGGCGCTTGTCCGACTGTCGAACGAATCGCTTTTCCAAGCGTGAGGCGTCCGAATTCCGGCAGCTCAGAAACAACGATCCATCAATTGAAATACCGTTTGCGGCGACGGTGAAAGAGATAGAGCGCGAGTATAGTATTCCATCAACAGCTGCCGTCCCAGGTGAAACCGAGGGGTGCCCAAGAGCGATAGAAATCACTCGCTGAAAAAACACTCTTACTAACCGCCAGACACCCCTGGTCTAGATAGATCAATACAAATCACTATTGAGAAGAGTTTGCTCTCTTTCTTGTGGAGATCCTATTCCGTCTCTCGATAATGCGGTAGACCATCGAATAATGGATACAGGCTCTGAATCGGTCACAGTGATGCTGACAGGGAATAGAGAGATAGATAGCGCCCGTGCAAGATGGAGCGCGCGTATCGATCACCGATCTTTCGGCAACTGACGGGCGGTGGTGCAGAATAGTTCTCAAGGCCTAACTCGGTGGATTTCGATCAGCGGGCTCATATAAACCGAACCAATGTTCGGAGGGCAATAGCGGTTCATATCGGGACGAAAGCTTGTCCCATTCAAAAACCGAGATCGGACAGTTCAGAGTGTGTGAAGACTTCTGCACCACCGCTCAACTGACGAAGAGACGGATCAGTAGAGACAGGACTCTCACTTACTGATTATCCCGCTGAGCTCCTCTCCATCTGTCAAGAACGCCATGCAAAATATACTAATTGCCAATTGCTACGTCACGCTTCGACTTCAATGTGCAAAGCTGAATTAACGAGAGAGTGTATATAGTTAGCGACCTTATATAATACATGAATTCAGACGGAGATGGCACGGCGATCATTATCCTCATGGTCACGGCCGATCGGGAGTTTGCCGCTGCGTCTGAACGGAATCTAACCCGACAGTCAGACCTGCAAGTCAAGACCGTCACTACAGTCGGCGCGGCGATCGACGTGCTCGCAGCTACTGACGATATCGACTGTATCGTCAGTGATCATGACCTTCCGGACACCGATGGTGTTGCCTTTCTTGAAGTCGTTCGAGCACACCTCCCAACGCTCCCGTTTATTCTCTTTACCAGTGAGGGCAATGAGACAGTCGCCAGTCGTGCTATCTCTGCCGACGTCACTGAATACCTTATTAAGGAACATCACAGCGATCAGTGGGAACGACTGACTCGTTTCATTATCGATGCCGTTGCGTTCTCTCGCAAACGCGATGACTTCCTCACCACCGAGACCCGTGCAACGACTCTATTAGATGCTGTTCAGGACATGATCGTTGTCGTCCGTGAAGGCCGTCTCGAATACGTCAACCAGACCGGCGTCGATCTCTTGGAAGCGGCCGATCGGACAGCTGTGACTGGCCGCTCAGTTGGAGAGATGATTTCAACTGACGCCGACATCGCCATATCTGAGCACCTCAGACCGATACAGACAGCAGAGACGTCGCTCGAACAATTCGAGGCACAACTCACACGTGGCGATGGCTCGACCGTTCCCGTCGAGGTGACGGCCACACGCATTCCATGGATGGACGCACCGTCAGTCATCCTCGTGCTGCACGATATTAGCGCACGCAAGGCAGGCGAGCACACGCTCCGGTGGTTCAGACAGGCGGTTGAGGCTGCCGGCCATGCGATCTACATCACCGATTCCAAGGGAGTCATCACGTACGTCAATCCCGCGTTCGAACAAATCACGGGGTATGCCAGTGCCGAGGCTATCGGCCGAAATCCACGCATTCTCAAGTCGGGGGAAATGAGCGAAGACTACTATGATCGACTGTGGGCGACCGTTCTCGAAGGAGAGGTCTGGGTCGAAGAGGTAATCAACCAGCGTCACAACGGTGAGCGGTATTACGCCCACCAGACGATTGCACCCGTGATTGACGACGCCGGCGACGTAGAGGCGTTCGTTGCCGTCCAGACAGACATCTCAGAACAAAAAGATCGAGAAGCCCAACTTCGTCAGTACGGACGTGCGATCAACGGTGCAGCCGAACTGATTACAGCGTTCGACGATGAGTATACATATATTTTCGCCAACCCAGCCTATCGCCAGTTCCATGGAATTGAAACCCCAGATATAACCGACACGAGACTACCAACGGCCATTGGCGAAGCAGCATTCGAGACAGCCGAGCCCTACATCAAGCAGGCGCTGTCGGGAGACATTGTCAGGTATCGGATGCGGCGTGAGCAACCCGACAAACCGGCTCGAACGTTCGATATCCGGTACACGCCCCTTGAAGACGAGATGGGCAGTATCCAAGGCGTGGTGGCGACGATGCGGGATCTCACCGAGCAAATAGAGCGTGAAACCCAACTGGCATCGCTTGATCGGTTACTCCGGCATAACCTCCACAACGGGTTGAACGTCATTCTCGGTCGTGCGGAGCTGATTGCGACTCAACCATCGGGTGACATTGGATCGCACGTGAAGACTATCGAGACAGCGGCCGAACGTCTCCTTGAGCAGGCCGACAAGGAGCGAGAGATTGTTGAATTACTGACCGGCCAATCGAACCCAACAGCAGTCAACATGAACGGAATGGTCGAAGCAGTCGTGGCGGAAATCAAAATCGACCATCCTGAAGTAGATATCAGTCTGGACATACCTGAGACAGTCGAGGTGAGGACGGTTCCGCAAGTAGAACGGGCTATTGAGGAAGTCATCGAGAACGCCGTCATCCACAACGATCACGAATCACCGGCTATCACGATTAGCATCGAGGAGCATGACGAGAGAATCGAACTCAGCGTCGCTGACGATGGGCCTGGCATTCCGCCTGCTGAACAGAAAGTAATCGGTGAGGAGGCAACAATCGGGCCACTGTTACACAGTGAAGGGATGGGACTGTGGCTTGTCAAGCGGGTCATGACGCATATTGGAGGAACACTTCGGTTCGACGGGACTGCATCTCACGGGAGCGTCGTGACACTTGTTATCCCCCGTAGCTTCCTAGAGATGCACGACCCCAATGAATCACTGGGAAGTATCGGCTTCGATCGTCAGAACTGGTGATCTGAAGCAGGAAACCGTCGATGATTCATATCACGGATCTTCTGCTTCACGATCGGGTGCCACAAAATAGTTAGCACATCCGTCATTTGGCCCTCCAGATCGGCCAATACAATGAGAACAGACTGTCACTCAGATTCTCACGACAGCCTTATGCTGAGGAAGAGCGTTGATTTAGTATGAATAAGCAGGGGGAACTAGTAGTTTACCGTAGTTGCACACCGGTTGTTGATGCAGAATACGACGTCGAAAGTAACAGCTCAGCTATGGAGTCTGTTGTATGGGCTTTGGCGGACGCTGTCGGTGTTGATCCAGCTGATCTCCCACCCCTGTTCGATTACGTTGAGCCGGACGCCCTCAACGCACTGTTTGACCCTTCTGACAGAGTCGCAGACGGTGACACCCTCCTCAGTTTTCAGGTAGATACGTGGAACGTGTTCGTCCGCTCCGACGGTCGTATCCGCGTCTGTGATGGCACTCAACTAACCGATCCAAAACCGGTCTTCGAGTCCACCACTGTCTAACACGGATTCTCTGTATGGCCAGCGCTGCTGATTCATATGCATTTTCTATCTACCGGCTGGTTCAGACTCCGAAGCGTGAATTAAACCAACTCTGTATGCTTCGTTTAACCTCTGAGTCGGTCACGCTATTACTGACAGAATATGACGCTGTCGTGTCAATTGGCGATTGATTTTCTCTGGGGCCACCAGTATGGGTCTACGCGAACTCCCGTGGCCACCACTCGCCCGGTCGCCCATCGAACGAAAGCAAACACATCTCAACAGTAGAACGCGAAACGCCCGAATCAGAGGCTGTGAGCCGCGATTTCGGGAAGAATCTCGGCTATGGGCGCTGGAGGCGCTTGTCCGACTGTCAAACGAATCCCCTTTCCAGGCGTGAGGCGGCCAAAATTGGCGATATGAGATACACCGAAAGACACAGTATTCTGTGTTCACATAGTTTTGTGTATGCCGACTATTACGGTCAACGTGGATGACGACCTGAAAGAGCGTATGGAGAACCACCCGGAGATCAACTGGAGTGAGGTCACTCGGCAGGCCATCCAAGAGAAGGTCGAGACGCTCGAAGTGATGAACGAACTCACCAGCGAGAGCGAACTCACCGAGAGTGATGTACAGGACATCGTTACCAAAATCAACGAGAGCGGACGCAAGCGCGTTGACGAGAAATCGGCGTAACACGACGAATGAAGCTGGTCATCGACGCCAACGTCGTCATCTCTGCACTTATCGCTGATTCGAAAACGCGGGAGCTCATCGTCACGCTCGACCCCGACCTCTTGACACCCGCATTCGTTCACGACGAAATCGAGAACTACGAGGATCTGATCGTCGAGAAGTCGGGAATGAAACCGGACCGGGTGACACAGTTCATCGAGCTTCTGTTCCAATACATCGACGTTGTCCCAACCAGTGAGTTCTATCCGGCCATCGAGAGCGCGGATGAAGCAATTGGTGACACTGATCCGGATGATGTGCTCTATCTGGCGTGTGCGATTGCCTGCGATGCGGCCATCTGGAGTGACGACTCAGACTTTGACGAACAGGATCTGGTTGAGACGTACTCGACGATTGAGGTTATCAACTCGTTCGACACGCGCTAACTCAATCAGCGATTAATGTTCTCTGTTGGGACCAGTGTGGATGGATGCGAGCTCCCGTGGCCACCACTCGCCCGGTCGCCCATCGAACGAAAGCACACATATCTCAACAGCAGAACGCGAAACGCCCGAATCAGGGGCTGTGAGCCGTGATTCGGGTAGAATCTCGGCTATGGGCGCTGGAGGCGCTTGTCCGACTGTCAAATGAACCTCCTTTCCAGGCGTGAGGCGTCCGAATTCCGGCATCTCAGAAACAACTATTTATCAATTAAAATACTATTTTCGGCGACAGTGAAAGAGACATAGCGCGAGTATAGTATTCCATCAACAGCTGCCGTCCCAGGTGAAACCGAGGGGTGCCCAAGAGCGGTAGAAATCCCTCGATGAAAACACACTCTTACTAACCGCCAGACACTCCTGGTCTAGATAGATCAATACAGATCACTATTGAGAAGAGTTTGCTCTCTTTCTTGTGGAGACCCTATTCCGTCTCTCGATAATGCGGTAGACCATCGAATAATGGATACAGGCTCTGAATCGGTCACAGTGATGCTGACAGGGAATAGAGAGATAGATAGCGCCCGTGCAAGATGGAGCGCGCGTATCTCGCACTTCACGTCAGTCAAAGCAAGTCAGTAGAATCGGTTAGACAAACTACTCACCTTGGATAGATCGGTCTTCCCCAATCCAGCGTAGTTTCTCACAATGAAGCCACGGTGGATGATATAACTCCGTAGGGAACCAAGTAACTCCTATGGATGAACGAGAGAACCAGGTCACAGAGTTTATCCAAGATCAATATGTCCCAAATATCTATCAATTATCCTTTGAATCTTCGCTTGCAGGAATCGCGATCGCGGATTTAGAAGGTGTCTTACGCGAAGTGAACCCTGCGTTCATCGATATGTGGGGATATGACGATCGAGATAACGTCGTCGGTCGGTCAGTAACCGAATTTTGGGTTGACACTGAGAAAGCAACCTCGGTCGCTACTACCGTTATTGAACACGGCGAGTGGGAGGGCGAGCTTCGTGCGGAAGCAAAAGACGGGAGTACATTCCACGCCCGCGTCGAAGCCAGTGCCGTGACGAATGAAAACGGCGAACTAGTCTATATTATGTCTTCATTTATTGATGTTTCTGAACGTGTCTCTCGTGAGAATGAGCTTACCCGCAAGAACGAACAACTTGAACAGTTCGCAAGCGTGATTTCGCACGATCTTCGCAATCCCTTACAGGTTGCACAGGGACGTATCGAATTGGCCCAAACAGAGCATGAAAGTGAGCATCTTTCGGATGCAGTAGCCGCATTAGAGCGGACACAGGCGATTCTTGATGACCTGCAGACATTGGCACGCGAAGGCGAGCATGTGAATGACATTGAACAAGTCAATCTCACCGCCACGGCTGAAGACTGTTGGCAGCAGGTGCCAACAGCTGAAGCGACATTGGTGACCGACACGTCACAGCGGATTCGAGCCGACGAAAGTCGCCTCAAGCAGTTACTGGAGAATTTGATGCGAAACGCGGTCAAACATGGAGGGTCAAAGGTGACTGTGACAATTGGCGATCTTGAAAATGGATTCTACGTTGCAGATGATGGAGCAGGAATTTCACCAGATATCCGCCAACAAATGTTCGACGCGGGGTTCTCAACGACGACGGAAGGAACTGGCTTTGGTCTAAATATCGTTGAGCAAGTTGCCGACGCCCATGGGTGGGAAGTCGAGGTGACAAAAAGTGAATACGACGGAGCACGATTCGAAATTACGGGTGTAGAGAGTATACCAGCTGCTGAATAGAAACTCTATATCTTGCACGGCGTCCTTGACAGAATATGAAGCAGTAGTGTCTATCAGCGATTAATGTTCTCTGTTGGGACCAGTGTGGCTGGATGCGAGCTCCCGTGGCCACCACTCGCCCGGTCGCCCATCGAACGAAAGCAAACACATCTCAACAGTAGAACGCGAAACAGCCGATACAGAGTCTATCGGCTGTGATTTCGGGAAGAATCTCGGCTATGGGCGCTGGAGGCGCTTGTCCGACTGTCGAACGAATCCCCTTTCCAGGCGTGAGGCGTCCGAATTCCGACAGCTCAGAAACAACTATTTGTCAATTAGAATGCTTTTTTTTTCGCCGGCAGTGAAAGAGACATAGCGCGTATCGGTCACTGATATTTCGGCAACCGACGAGGAGACGAACTGGGAGAGACAGAGTGTATACAGCACGACGGCTTCATTTGTTCTACGCCAAAGCCAGTGAACCTTCGGGAGTGAATTGGAACCGTACTCAAAGCCACAGATACCGTCGTCATCGACAGAACAGATGTCTTTATCATCCTGTGCGATAGAATATGTTTCATGCCAGCCAATTCGGATGGATCTCCACAGATGCAGGCGCTTGAGCACGAAGATGTGGTGTGGCCATCCGAAGATCAACGGATTCTCGTGCCGTTCCACGAGGCTGTGAACGTCACCGAGACCGGTCTTCTCGGGGCTAGTATCGCCAGCGGGACGAACGGCACACTCTATCTTCTCCACGCTGTCAAGCCGGGTGACACGAAGAACACAGATGTTATCCGCCATGACGCAGGCACCAAATTCCTGATCAAGCAGGAGTTCGACGTGCCTGTCGTTCAACAGCAAAAAGAGCTCTCTGACGACCTCTTGCGCGCGTTCATCGAGAGTCACGATATCACGAGTGTCCTCATCAACAGAGAGGAAGAGAGTT
This window of the Halapricum desulfuricans genome carries:
- a CDS encoding sensor histidine kinase — encoded protein: MNSDGDGTAIIILMVTADREFAAASERNLTRQSDLQVKTVTTVGAAIDVLAATDDIDCIVSDHDLPDTDGVAFLEVVRAHLPTLPFILFTSEGNETVASRAISADVTEYLIKEHHSDQWERLTRFIIDAVAFSRKRDDFLTTETRATTLLDAVQDMIVVVREGRLEYVNQTGVDLLEAADRTAVTGRSVGEMISTDADIAISEHLRPIQTAETSLEQFEAQLTRGDGSTVPVEVTATRIPWMDAPSVILVLHDISARKAGEHTLRWFRQAVEAAGHAIYITDSKGVITYVNPAFEQITGYASAEAIGRNPRILKSGEMSEDYYDRLWATVLEGEVWVEEVINQRHNGERYYAHQTIAPVIDDAGDVEAFVAVQTDISEQKDREAQLRQYGRAINGAAELITAFDDEYTYIFANPAYRQFHGIETPDITDTRLPTAIGEAAFETAEPYIKQALSGDIVRYRMRREQPDKPARTFDIRYTPLEDEMGSIQGVVATMRDLTEQIERETQLASLDRLLRHNLHNGLNVILGRAELIATQPSGDIGSHVKTIETAAERLLEQADKEREIVELLTGQSNPTAVNMNGMVEAVVAEIKIDHPEVDISLDIPETVEVRTVPQVERAIEEVIENAVIHNDHESPAITISIEEHDERIELSVADDGPGIPPAEQKVIGEEATIGPLLHSEGMGLWLVKRVMTHIGGTLRFDGTASHGSVVTLVIPRSFLEMHDPNESLGSIGFDRQNW
- a CDS encoding HalOD1 output domain-containing protein; this encodes MNKQGELVVYRSCTPVVDAEYDVESNSSAMESVVWALADAVGVDPADLPPLFDYVEPDALNALFDPSDRVADGDTLLSFQVDTWNVFVRSDGRIRVCDGTQLTDPKPVFESTTV
- a CDS encoding PIN domain-containing protein, with product MKLVIDANVVISALIADSKTRELIVTLDPDLLTPAFVHDEIENYEDLIVEKSGMKPDRVTQFIELLFQYIDVVPTSEFYPAIESADEAIGDTDPDDVLYLACAIACDAAIWSDDSDFDEQDLVETYSTIEVINSFDTR
- a CDS encoding PAS domain-containing sensor histidine kinase, which codes for MDERENQVTEFIQDQYVPNIYQLSFESSLAGIAIADLEGVLREVNPAFIDMWGYDDRDNVVGRSVTEFWVDTEKATSVATTVIEHGEWEGELRAEAKDGSTFHARVEASAVTNENGELVYIMSSFIDVSERVSRENELTRKNEQLEQFASVISHDLRNPLQVAQGRIELAQTEHESEHLSDAVAALERTQAILDDLQTLAREGEHVNDIEQVNLTATAEDCWQQVPTAEATLVTDTSQRIRADESRLKQLLENLMRNAVKHGGSKVTVTIGDLENGFYVADDGAGISPDIRQQMFDAGFSTTTEGTGFGLNIVEQVADAHGWEVEVTKSEYDGARFEITGVESIPAAE